In Phocoena phocoena chromosome 19, mPhoPho1.1, whole genome shotgun sequence, a genomic segment contains:
- the MED11 gene encoding mediator of RNA polymerase II transcription subunit 11 isoform X2, which yields MATYSLANERLRALEDIEREIGAILQNAGTVILELSKEKTNERLLDRQAAAFTASVQHVEAELSAQIRYLTQV from the exons ATGGCTACCTACAGCTTGGCGAACGAGCGATTACGCGCCCTGGAAGACATCGAACGGGAAATTGGAGCCATTCTTCAGAATGCAG GTACAGTGATCTTGGAACTTTCCAAGGAAAAAACCAATGAACGGCTCCTAGACCGACAGGCAGCCGCCTTCACCGCGTCGGTGCAGCACGTGGAGGCGGAGCTGTCGGCTCAGATCCGCTATCTcactcaggt CTAA
- the CXCL16 gene encoding C-X-C motif chemokine 16, with translation MMLSWELQILLLLLFLLCHTPPGDGNEGSIAGSCPCDTRISSHSPPNDQYMGRLRKYLKVYQRCSSYVRFQLPLGSVCGGSSDRWVHELMRCFDREECGRAHARSVAHQGHVPPRSTQVPEPTENTPSATGTPAQKYLPSTLQPTQQPTPPEGAPSLDQKLIHTNETTTYTSGHRLGARPGARGNQRQLGENVGPAAGTSAMVPVLSLLGIVFLLTGALLYMLCEKRRKQSLQCPTGKLGL, from the exons ATGATGCTGAGCTGGGAACTCCAGATCCTCTTGCTCCTACTCTTTCTATTGTGCCACACTCCTCCAG GCGATGGCAATGAAGGTAGCATCGCTGGCAGTTGTCCCTGTGATACAAGAATTTCTTCCCACTCCCCTCCTAACGATCAATACATGGGACGTCTCCGAAAATACCTGAAAGTCTATCAACGTTGCTCTTCCTACGTCAG GTTCCAGCTACCCTTGGGAAGTGTGTGTGGAGGCAGCAGTGACCGGTGGGTCCACGAACTGATGCGCTGCTTTGATCGTGAAG AATGTGGACGTGCTCATGCCAGGAGTGTGGCCCACCAGGGACATGTACCTCCCCGCAGCACCCAGGTTCCTGAGCCCACAGAAAACACACCTTCAGCCACGGGCACCCCCGCACAGAAGTACCTGCCATCCACCCTGCAGCCTACCCAGCAGCCCACCCCTCCAGAAGGAGCACCTTCATTGGACCAAAAGCTCATCCACACCAATGAGACTACCACTTACACTTCGGGCCACCGTCTGGGGGCAAGGCCTGGGGCCAGGGGGAACCAGAGGCAGCTGGGAGAGAATGTGGGTCCTGCAGCTGGGACATCAGCCATGGTGCCAGTGCTGTCCCTCTTAGGCATCGTTTTCCTCCTCACTGGAGCCCTGCTCTACATGCTGTGcgagaagaggaggaagcagtCACTGCAGTGTCCTACAGGTAAACTGGGCCTCTGA
- the ZMYND15 gene encoding zinc finger MYND domain-containing protein 15 isoform X1, with protein MEFVSGYRDEFLDFVALLFGWFHKFVAERGTVRTSPEGCWWQLEAQIRRLPQDRALWVLHVLPNRSVGISLGQGAEPGPAPGLGAARLLGDEPPLHLRDLSPYVSFVSLEEGGEEEGAGTEKVETEADGKPAPTSRESPREANPPGEADGAQQEAGGGEVGCQEDRAEDEPGPERRKGQRSEAAPLHLSCLLLVTDEHGTILGIDLLMDGGQGSAGRGSGTQNLAPRAYALLCHSMACPMGSGDPRKPRKLTVGDAQLHRELENLVPRLKVKLAKTPMRTWGPRPGFTFASLRARNCHVCHRHSFEVKLTPCPQCGAVLYCGEACLQADWKRSPDDVSHRFWCPRLAAFMERAGELATLPFTYTAEVTSETFNKEAFLASRGLTRGYWTQLSMLIPGPGTPGHPRGSTPSLSVLLNGDPYQLLQGDGPALMPPVPPDPPRGLFGSWQDYYTWRGLSLDSPMAVLLTYPLTVYYVITHLVPQSFPELNIQNKQSLKIHVMEAGKEFDLIMVFWELLVLLPHVALELQFVGDSLPPESDQQNFTLQRDDLEVSVRPGSGVSARLSSGTKEKGGRRDLQIKVSARPYHLLQGPKPDLVIGGPGSQLLPALLSSAGFNSGFGLKDTWLSSLPRLQSLRVPAFFTESSEYGCVMDDQTMAVATGGGTSPPQPNPFRSPFRLRAADNCMPWYCNAFIFHLVYKPPQGSWARPAPGPAPPAPTPAAPPAPARRRRGEKKPGRGARRRR; from the exons ATGGAGTTTGTGTCTGGATACCGGGATGAGTTCCTTGATTTCGTTGCCCTCCTCTTTGGCTGGTTCCACAAGTTCGTGGCGGAGCGCGGGACCGTGAGAACCAGCCCGGAGGGTTGCTGGTGGCAGCTGGAGGCTCAGATCAGAAGGCTGCCCCAGGACCGAGCCCTTTGGGTGCTCCACGTCTTGCCCAACCGTAGTGTGGGCATCAGCCTGGggcaaggggcagagccaggccctgCACCAGGCCTGGGGGCTGCCCGGCTCCTGGGAGACGAGCCCCCACTCCACCTGCGGGACCTAAGCCCCTATGTCAGCTTTGTCAgcctggaggaagggggagaggaggagggcgCAGGCACCGAGAAAGTAGAAACAGAGGCGGATGGGAAGCCAGCCCCTACCAGCAGGGAGTCCCCACGGGAAGCAAACCCCCCAGGGGAGGCAGACGGGGCCCAGCAGGAGGCAGGAGGTGGCGAGGTCGGCTGCCAAGAGGACAGAGCGGAGGACGAACCAGGGCCTGAgaggagaaagggacagagaagtg AGGCGGCCCCCCTGCACCTTTCCTGCCTCCTACTGGTGACGGATGAACATGGCACCATCTTGGGCATTGACCTGCTGATGGATGGAGGGCAGGGGAGTGCAGGCAGGGGCTCAGGGACACAGAACCTGGCTCCTCGGGCCTATGCTCTCCTCTGCCACAGCATGGCCTGTCCCATGGGCTCCGGAGACCCCCGAAAGCCCCGAAAGCTTACTGTGGGAGACGCCCAGCTGCATCG GGAGCTGGAGAATCTGGTCCCAAGGCTGAAAGTGAAGCTAGCCAAGACCCCGATGCGGACATGGGGTCCCCGGCCCGGCTTCACCTTTGCCTCCCTTCGGGCTCGAAACTGCCATGTTTGCCACAGGCATAGCTTTGAAGTGAAGCTAACCCCCTG CCCCCAGTGTGGCGCTGTCTTGTACTGCGGAGAGGCTTGTCTCCAGGCTGACTGGAAGCGATCCCCAGATGATGTAAGCCATCGATTTTGGTGCCCAAGGCTTGCAGCCTTCATGGAGCGGGCCGGAGAACTGGCAACTCTGCCTTTTACCTACACTGCAG AGGTGACCAGTGAAACCTTTAACAAGGAGGCCTTCCTGGCCTCACGAGGCCTCACTCGCGGCTACTGGACCCAGCTCAGCATGCTGATTCCAGGCCCTGGCACCCCCGGGCACCCAAGGGGCAGCACGCCATCCCTCAGCGTTCTTCTCAATG GAGATCCCTACCAGCTTCTTCAGGGGGATGGGCCTGCTCTGATGCCTCCTGTGCCCCCAGATCCACCCAGGGGCCTCTTTG GCTCGTGGCAGGATTACTACACATGGCGGGGGCTCAGCTTGGACTCCCCCATGGCTGTGCTTCTCACCTACCCGCTGACTGTGTACTACGTCATCACCCATCTGGTGCCCCAGTCCT TCCCTGAGCTCAACATCCAGAACAAACAGTCACTGAAAATCCACGTGATGGAGGCTGGGAAGGAGTTTGACCTCATCATGGTGTTTTGG GAGCTCTTGGTCTTACTCCCCCACGTGGCCCTGGAGCTGCAGTTTGTGGGTGACAGCCTGCCCCCTGAGAGTGACCAGCAGAATTTTACCCTGCAGAGG GATGACCTCGAAGTATCTGTCCGTCCTGGTTCTGGGGTATCAGCACGGCTAAGCTCTGGGACTAAGGAGAAGGGGGGCCGCAGGGACCTgcagatcaaggtgtctgcacgGCCCTACCACCTGCTCCAGGGGCCCAAGCCTGACTTGGTTATCG gaggcccTGGGAGCCAGCTTCTCCCTGCTCTCCTTTCCTCCGCAGGATTTAACTCTGGCTTTGGTCTAAAGGACACTTGGCTGAGCTCGCTGCCCCGGTTACAG TCCCTCCGAGTGCCGGCCTTCTTCACCGAGAGCAGCGAGTACGGCTGTGTGATGGACGACCAGACCATGGCGGTGGCCACGGGAGGGGGCACCAGCCCTCCACAGCCCAACCCTTTCCGCTCCCCCTTTCGCCTCAGAGCGGCGGACAACTGTATGCCCTG GTACTGCAACGCCTTCATCTTCCACCTGGTCTACAAGCCTCCGCAAGGGAGCTGGGCCCGCCCGGCGCCAGGGCCCGCGCCTCCCGCCCCAACTCCTGCCGCTCCTCCCGCCCCCGCCCGTAGGCGCCGAGGAGAAAAGAAACCTGGGCGGGGGGCCCGCCGGCGGAGGTGA
- the MED11 gene encoding mediator of RNA polymerase II transcription subunit 11 isoform X1 gives MATYSLANERLRALEDIEREIGAILQNAGTVILELSKEKTNERLLDRQAAAFTASVQHVEAELSAQIRYLTQVATGQPHEGSSYSSRKDCQMALKRVDYARLKLSEVARTCEQMLEN, from the exons ATGGCTACCTACAGCTTGGCGAACGAGCGATTACGCGCCCTGGAAGACATCGAACGGGAAATTGGAGCCATTCTTCAGAATGCAG GTACAGTGATCTTGGAACTTTCCAAGGAAAAAACCAATGAACGGCTCCTAGACCGACAGGCAGCCGCCTTCACCGCGTCGGTGCAGCACGTGGAGGCGGAGCTGTCGGCTCAGATCCGCTATCTcactcag GTGGCCACAGGGCAGCCCCATGAGGGCTCCAGCTACTCTTCGAGGAAGGACTGTCAGATGGCCCTGAAGCGAGTGGACTATGCTCGTCTCAAGCTCAGTGAGGTGGCTCGAACTTGTGAGCAGATGCTGGAAAACTAG
- the ZMYND15 gene encoding zinc finger MYND domain-containing protein 15 isoform X2: MEFVSGYRDEFLDFVALLFGWFHKFVAERGTVRTSPEGCWWQLEAQIRRLPQDRALWVLHVLPNRSVGISLGQGAEPGPAPGLGAARLLGDEPPLHLRDLSPYVSFVSLEEGGEEEGAGTEKVETEADGKPAPTSRESPREANPPGEADGAQQEAGGGEVGCQEDRAEDEPGPERRKGQRSEAAPLHLSCLLLVTDEHGTILGIDLLMDGGQGSAGRGSGTQNLAPRAYALLCHSMACPMGSGDPRKPRKLTVGDAQLHRELENLVPRLKVKLAKTPMRTWGPRPGFTFASLRARNCHVCHRHSFEVKLTPCPQCGAVLYCGEACLQADWKRSPDDVSHRFWCPRLAAFMERAGELATLPFTYTAEVTSETFNKEAFLASRGLTRGYWTQLSMLIPGPGTPGHPRGSTPSLSVLLNGDPYQLLQGDGPALMPPVPPDPPRGLFGSWQDYYTWRGLSLDSPMAVLLTYPLTVYYVITHLVPQSFPELNIQNKQSLKIHVMEAGKEFDLIMVFWELLVLLPHVALELQFVGDSLPPESDQQNFTLQRDDLEVSVRPGSGVSARLSSGTKEKGGRRDLQIKVSARPYHLLQGPKPDLVIGFNSGFGLKDTWLSSLPRLQSLRVPAFFTESSEYGCVMDDQTMAVATGGGTSPPQPNPFRSPFRLRAADNCMPWYCNAFIFHLVYKPPQGSWARPAPGPAPPAPTPAAPPAPARRRRGEKKPGRGARRRR, encoded by the exons ATGGAGTTTGTGTCTGGATACCGGGATGAGTTCCTTGATTTCGTTGCCCTCCTCTTTGGCTGGTTCCACAAGTTCGTGGCGGAGCGCGGGACCGTGAGAACCAGCCCGGAGGGTTGCTGGTGGCAGCTGGAGGCTCAGATCAGAAGGCTGCCCCAGGACCGAGCCCTTTGGGTGCTCCACGTCTTGCCCAACCGTAGTGTGGGCATCAGCCTGGggcaaggggcagagccaggccctgCACCAGGCCTGGGGGCTGCCCGGCTCCTGGGAGACGAGCCCCCACTCCACCTGCGGGACCTAAGCCCCTATGTCAGCTTTGTCAgcctggaggaagggggagaggaggagggcgCAGGCACCGAGAAAGTAGAAACAGAGGCGGATGGGAAGCCAGCCCCTACCAGCAGGGAGTCCCCACGGGAAGCAAACCCCCCAGGGGAGGCAGACGGGGCCCAGCAGGAGGCAGGAGGTGGCGAGGTCGGCTGCCAAGAGGACAGAGCGGAGGACGAACCAGGGCCTGAgaggagaaagggacagagaagtg AGGCGGCCCCCCTGCACCTTTCCTGCCTCCTACTGGTGACGGATGAACATGGCACCATCTTGGGCATTGACCTGCTGATGGATGGAGGGCAGGGGAGTGCAGGCAGGGGCTCAGGGACACAGAACCTGGCTCCTCGGGCCTATGCTCTCCTCTGCCACAGCATGGCCTGTCCCATGGGCTCCGGAGACCCCCGAAAGCCCCGAAAGCTTACTGTGGGAGACGCCCAGCTGCATCG GGAGCTGGAGAATCTGGTCCCAAGGCTGAAAGTGAAGCTAGCCAAGACCCCGATGCGGACATGGGGTCCCCGGCCCGGCTTCACCTTTGCCTCCCTTCGGGCTCGAAACTGCCATGTTTGCCACAGGCATAGCTTTGAAGTGAAGCTAACCCCCTG CCCCCAGTGTGGCGCTGTCTTGTACTGCGGAGAGGCTTGTCTCCAGGCTGACTGGAAGCGATCCCCAGATGATGTAAGCCATCGATTTTGGTGCCCAAGGCTTGCAGCCTTCATGGAGCGGGCCGGAGAACTGGCAACTCTGCCTTTTACCTACACTGCAG AGGTGACCAGTGAAACCTTTAACAAGGAGGCCTTCCTGGCCTCACGAGGCCTCACTCGCGGCTACTGGACCCAGCTCAGCATGCTGATTCCAGGCCCTGGCACCCCCGGGCACCCAAGGGGCAGCACGCCATCCCTCAGCGTTCTTCTCAATG GAGATCCCTACCAGCTTCTTCAGGGGGATGGGCCTGCTCTGATGCCTCCTGTGCCCCCAGATCCACCCAGGGGCCTCTTTG GCTCGTGGCAGGATTACTACACATGGCGGGGGCTCAGCTTGGACTCCCCCATGGCTGTGCTTCTCACCTACCCGCTGACTGTGTACTACGTCATCACCCATCTGGTGCCCCAGTCCT TCCCTGAGCTCAACATCCAGAACAAACAGTCACTGAAAATCCACGTGATGGAGGCTGGGAAGGAGTTTGACCTCATCATGGTGTTTTGG GAGCTCTTGGTCTTACTCCCCCACGTGGCCCTGGAGCTGCAGTTTGTGGGTGACAGCCTGCCCCCTGAGAGTGACCAGCAGAATTTTACCCTGCAGAGG GATGACCTCGAAGTATCTGTCCGTCCTGGTTCTGGGGTATCAGCACGGCTAAGCTCTGGGACTAAGGAGAAGGGGGGCCGCAGGGACCTgcagatcaaggtgtctgcacgGCCCTACCACCTGCTCCAGGGGCCCAAGCCTGACTTGGTTATCG GATTTAACTCTGGCTTTGGTCTAAAGGACACTTGGCTGAGCTCGCTGCCCCGGTTACAG TCCCTCCGAGTGCCGGCCTTCTTCACCGAGAGCAGCGAGTACGGCTGTGTGATGGACGACCAGACCATGGCGGTGGCCACGGGAGGGGGCACCAGCCCTCCACAGCCCAACCCTTTCCGCTCCCCCTTTCGCCTCAGAGCGGCGGACAACTGTATGCCCTG GTACTGCAACGCCTTCATCTTCCACCTGGTCTACAAGCCTCCGCAAGGGAGCTGGGCCCGCCCGGCGCCAGGGCCCGCGCCTCCCGCCCCAACTCCTGCCGCTCCTCCCGCCCCCGCCCGTAGGCGCCGAGGAGAAAAGAAACCTGGGCGGGGGGCCCGCCGGCGGAGGTGA
- the ZMYND15 gene encoding zinc finger MYND domain-containing protein 15 isoform X3, whose translation MEFVSGYRDEFLDFVALLFGWFHKFVAERGTVRTSPEGCWWQLEAQIRRLPQDRALWVLHVLPNRSVGISLGQGAEPGPAPGLGAARLLGDEPPLHLRDLSPYVSFVSLEEGGEEEGAGTEKVETEADGKPAPTSRESPREANPPGEADGAQQEAGGGEVGCQEDRAEDEPGPERRKGQRSEAAPLHLSCLLLVTDEHGTILGIDLLMDGGQGSAGRGSGTQNLAPRAYALLCHSMACPMGSGDPRKPRKLTVGDAQLHRELENLVPRLKVKLAKTPMRTWGPRPGFTFASLRARNCHVCHRHSFEVKLTPCPQCGAVLYCGEACLQADWKRSPDDVSHRFWCPRLAAFMERAGELATLPFTYTAEVTSETFNKEAFLASRGLTRGYWTQLSMLIPGPGTPGHPRGSTPSLSVLLNGDPYQLLQGDGPALMPPVPPDPPRGLFVPELNIQNKQSLKIHVMEAGKEFDLIMVFWELLVLLPHVALELQFVGDSLPPESDQQNFTLQRDDLEVSVRPGSGVSARLSSGTKEKGGRRDLQIKVSARPYHLLQGPKPDLVIGFNSGFGLKDTWLSSLPRLQSLRVPAFFTESSEYGCVMDDQTMAVATGGGTSPPQPNPFRSPFRLRAADNCMPWYCNAFIFHLVYKPPQGSWARPAPGPAPPAPTPAAPPAPARRRRGEKKPGRGARRRR comes from the exons ATGGAGTTTGTGTCTGGATACCGGGATGAGTTCCTTGATTTCGTTGCCCTCCTCTTTGGCTGGTTCCACAAGTTCGTGGCGGAGCGCGGGACCGTGAGAACCAGCCCGGAGGGTTGCTGGTGGCAGCTGGAGGCTCAGATCAGAAGGCTGCCCCAGGACCGAGCCCTTTGGGTGCTCCACGTCTTGCCCAACCGTAGTGTGGGCATCAGCCTGGggcaaggggcagagccaggccctgCACCAGGCCTGGGGGCTGCCCGGCTCCTGGGAGACGAGCCCCCACTCCACCTGCGGGACCTAAGCCCCTATGTCAGCTTTGTCAgcctggaggaagggggagaggaggagggcgCAGGCACCGAGAAAGTAGAAACAGAGGCGGATGGGAAGCCAGCCCCTACCAGCAGGGAGTCCCCACGGGAAGCAAACCCCCCAGGGGAGGCAGACGGGGCCCAGCAGGAGGCAGGAGGTGGCGAGGTCGGCTGCCAAGAGGACAGAGCGGAGGACGAACCAGGGCCTGAgaggagaaagggacagagaagtg AGGCGGCCCCCCTGCACCTTTCCTGCCTCCTACTGGTGACGGATGAACATGGCACCATCTTGGGCATTGACCTGCTGATGGATGGAGGGCAGGGGAGTGCAGGCAGGGGCTCAGGGACACAGAACCTGGCTCCTCGGGCCTATGCTCTCCTCTGCCACAGCATGGCCTGTCCCATGGGCTCCGGAGACCCCCGAAAGCCCCGAAAGCTTACTGTGGGAGACGCCCAGCTGCATCG GGAGCTGGAGAATCTGGTCCCAAGGCTGAAAGTGAAGCTAGCCAAGACCCCGATGCGGACATGGGGTCCCCGGCCCGGCTTCACCTTTGCCTCCCTTCGGGCTCGAAACTGCCATGTTTGCCACAGGCATAGCTTTGAAGTGAAGCTAACCCCCTG CCCCCAGTGTGGCGCTGTCTTGTACTGCGGAGAGGCTTGTCTCCAGGCTGACTGGAAGCGATCCCCAGATGATGTAAGCCATCGATTTTGGTGCCCAAGGCTTGCAGCCTTCATGGAGCGGGCCGGAGAACTGGCAACTCTGCCTTTTACCTACACTGCAG AGGTGACCAGTGAAACCTTTAACAAGGAGGCCTTCCTGGCCTCACGAGGCCTCACTCGCGGCTACTGGACCCAGCTCAGCATGCTGATTCCAGGCCCTGGCACCCCCGGGCACCCAAGGGGCAGCACGCCATCCCTCAGCGTTCTTCTCAATG GAGATCCCTACCAGCTTCTTCAGGGGGATGGGCCTGCTCTGATGCCTCCTGTGCCCCCAGATCCACCCAGGGGCCTCTTTG TCCCTGAGCTCAACATCCAGAACAAACAGTCACTGAAAATCCACGTGATGGAGGCTGGGAAGGAGTTTGACCTCATCATGGTGTTTTGG GAGCTCTTGGTCTTACTCCCCCACGTGGCCCTGGAGCTGCAGTTTGTGGGTGACAGCCTGCCCCCTGAGAGTGACCAGCAGAATTTTACCCTGCAGAGG GATGACCTCGAAGTATCTGTCCGTCCTGGTTCTGGGGTATCAGCACGGCTAAGCTCTGGGACTAAGGAGAAGGGGGGCCGCAGGGACCTgcagatcaaggtgtctgcacgGCCCTACCACCTGCTCCAGGGGCCCAAGCCTGACTTGGTTATCG GATTTAACTCTGGCTTTGGTCTAAAGGACACTTGGCTGAGCTCGCTGCCCCGGTTACAG TCCCTCCGAGTGCCGGCCTTCTTCACCGAGAGCAGCGAGTACGGCTGTGTGATGGACGACCAGACCATGGCGGTGGCCACGGGAGGGGGCACCAGCCCTCCACAGCCCAACCCTTTCCGCTCCCCCTTTCGCCTCAGAGCGGCGGACAACTGTATGCCCTG GTACTGCAACGCCTTCATCTTCCACCTGGTCTACAAGCCTCCGCAAGGGAGCTGGGCCCGCCCGGCGCCAGGGCCCGCGCCTCCCGCCCCAACTCCTGCCGCTCCTCCCGCCCCCGCCCGTAGGCGCCGAGGAGAAAAGAAACCTGGGCGGGGGGCCCGCCGGCGGAGGTGA